One window from the genome of Microbulbifer pacificus encodes:
- a CDS encoding TonB-dependent receptor: MKQPIKQGFYKTTLATAVAAVSAGSIMVVPQVYAQEAEAVEEIIVTATRRDTTVQDVPYNITAVSGDALEKANIKEVSELMRSLPGVQYIDRDWRSGGVVNGILMRGVNIDAGTQGDVQLSAAPSVATYVNNTPLFVGLSLRDIERVEVLRGPQGTLYGSGALGGAVRYIQRAPKMGEFEASVSGYYSQTEGSEGWNHGVDGIVNIPMGEKLAARMSYGTLNRAGIIDYANAYVLDGNGVPALADPADVANSPALYQNIEDADEVNVDYARASLRFEPNDKFSAQLDYFTQAGDAGGRRQQTESMDDYEFGGLILEPSERELDLVSLELEVDLGFATLTSSTSEYDNETIGVTDNTGFYANAGFGFYYAGSPRPLSRATRTFDDSSFVQEVRLVSNTEGKVDWILGAYYQDQDLGMTQLSETPGLNDWVEASLAEGIPTYIDEPWLYDVGANWYSYWWGMDTSSDVDWRYSRQMNYVEKAFFGEVTYHLSDTWQVTAGARKFDVESDIDSRAELPFWGMLDEFDQSFSDSDTIFKLNTSVDITETDMAYATWSQGYRRGGANAVSTSGPFPEDPGLLSYGADTVDNFEVGVKGTLNRRLQYNAALFRVNWDNVQLNTAGPISGYFVVVNGEEAVSQGVELSLNGQFTDTLDGGVSYTYVDAELTEDILFPGQATSSREAGSRLPGIPEHAVTARLGYLQGLNNGLSLYYQVNGYYQSETENSASSNPREAATFDGFALLNASVSLSSDAWNMDLFVKNLTNDEGITGARTGATWGPNHAGSQSQWFNYNYANDASSSFITMPRTLGMSASYRF, translated from the coding sequence ATGAAGCAACCGATCAAACAGGGGTTTTATAAAACAACACTCGCTACCGCGGTAGCGGCGGTATCCGCAGGCAGCATTATGGTGGTGCCGCAGGTGTATGCGCAGGAGGCGGAGGCGGTAGAAGAAATCATCGTTACTGCGACTCGTCGCGACACTACGGTTCAGGATGTTCCCTACAATATCACCGCGGTATCCGGCGATGCCCTGGAGAAGGCCAATATCAAGGAGGTGTCCGAGTTGATGCGTTCCTTGCCCGGTGTTCAATATATCGACCGCGACTGGCGCTCCGGTGGTGTGGTCAACGGTATCCTGATGCGCGGTGTAAACATTGATGCGGGAACACAGGGGGACGTTCAGTTGAGTGCGGCTCCGTCTGTGGCTACTTATGTGAATAACACACCACTGTTTGTGGGGTTGTCTCTGCGGGATATCGAGCGCGTAGAAGTACTGCGCGGTCCTCAGGGCACTCTGTATGGTTCGGGTGCACTCGGTGGCGCGGTACGCTATATCCAGCGTGCGCCCAAAATGGGTGAGTTCGAAGCCAGTGTATCCGGTTACTACAGCCAAACTGAAGGGTCTGAAGGCTGGAATCATGGGGTGGATGGGATTGTGAATATTCCCATGGGTGAGAAGCTGGCTGCGCGCATGTCTTACGGTACTCTGAACCGCGCGGGCATTATTGATTATGCCAACGCCTATGTGTTGGACGGTAATGGCGTTCCTGCGCTCGCGGATCCGGCGGATGTGGCCAACAGCCCGGCGCTGTATCAGAACATCGAAGACGCGGATGAGGTCAATGTTGATTACGCCCGTGCCAGCCTGCGCTTTGAGCCCAATGATAAATTCTCCGCGCAACTGGATTACTTTACGCAAGCGGGGGATGCCGGAGGTCGTCGTCAGCAGACTGAGAGCATGGACGACTATGAGTTCGGCGGTCTGATTCTGGAGCCGTCCGAACGCGAGCTGGATCTGGTCAGTCTGGAGCTCGAAGTGGACCTCGGTTTTGCCACGCTTACCTCCAGTACATCCGAGTATGACAATGAAACCATTGGGGTAACCGACAATACCGGTTTCTATGCCAATGCCGGATTCGGATTTTACTATGCGGGATCGCCGCGTCCCCTGAGCCGTGCAACCCGTACGTTTGACGACAGCTCATTCGTGCAGGAAGTTCGCCTGGTTTCCAATACCGAAGGCAAGGTGGATTGGATACTCGGTGCCTATTATCAGGATCAGGATCTGGGGATGACTCAGTTATCCGAAACTCCCGGACTGAATGACTGGGTTGAAGCTTCGCTAGCAGAGGGAATCCCCACATATATAGATGAACCTTGGCTCTACGATGTCGGTGCTAATTGGTATTCCTACTGGTGGGGCATGGATACCTCCAGTGATGTCGACTGGCGCTACAGCCGCCAGATGAACTATGTGGAAAAAGCCTTCTTCGGCGAGGTGACCTATCACCTCAGTGATACTTGGCAGGTAACGGCGGGTGCGCGTAAATTCGACGTGGAATCCGATATTGATAGCCGAGCGGAGCTGCCTTTCTGGGGAATGCTCGATGAATTTGATCAGTCCTTCAGTGACTCAGATACGATCTTCAAGCTGAATACTTCGGTGGATATCACCGAAACCGATATGGCCTACGCTACCTGGTCGCAAGGGTATCGCCGTGGCGGTGCCAATGCGGTCTCAACTTCTGGGCCATTCCCGGAAGATCCGGGCCTGCTGAGTTATGGTGCAGATACCGTGGATAACTTTGAGGTCGGTGTGAAAGGTACACTTAACCGTCGTCTGCAGTACAACGCGGCGTTGTTTCGGGTGAACTGGGATAACGTACAGTTGAATACCGCAGGTCCGATCTCCGGTTACTTTGTGGTGGTAAATGGCGAGGAGGCAGTTAGCCAAGGGGTTGAATTGTCTCTCAACGGACAGTTCACTGATACCCTTGATGGTGGCGTGAGCTACACCTACGTGGATGCGGAGCTGACCGAGGACATTCTGTTCCCGGGGCAGGCCACCAGTAGCCGTGAAGCCGGGTCGCGCTTGCCGGGTATTCCGGAACATGCTGTCACCGCGCGCCTCGGTTATCTGCAGGGATTGAACAACGGGCTCTCCTTGTACTATCAGGTCAATGGCTACTACCAGTCTGAAACCGAAAACAGTGCTTCCAGCAACCCCAGAGAGGCTGCTACCTTCGACGGATTTGCACTGCTGAATGCGTCCGTCTCCCTGTCATCGGACGCGTGGAATATGGACCTGTTTGTGAAGAACCTGACCAATGACGAGGGTATTACCGGTGCGCGCACCGGAGCGACCTGGGGGCCGAATCACGCTGGCAGCCAATCCCAGTGGTTTAACTACAACTATGCCAACGATGCTTCCAGCAGTTTTATCACCATGCCGAGAACCCTGGGAATGTCGGCATCATACCGTTTCTAA
- a CDS encoding sulfotransferase, translating to MNPKLEHQKNSYQLAADLFRAKKYDAALECLAVANDDRRLSVAEEVKVSRLRADILVAKGELSSAVQAIDIAFNAIQPDDSIYLPIAMHRAAIHLRAGDIAGAAEIDGELFLRCNDIQLLAQAGYIFTLCERHEEALKLYKAALLLQPDDPQLLFNAATSCRAMGYFTEAESLYDQVVARNPADWEAYKNRSDLRKQTTESNHISQLKKLVSIDMLPPQARVQLNFALAKELEDLNRFDESFEYLEKGCAARRSGLHYDVEKDLATIDAIIGIFSKRYFDRTPRTEETSQRIGDGLIFVLGMPRTGTTLVDRMLTSAPGVMSVGEPDTFARFLTEAVSRSHQSGFDSKSTFVRASSEVDFHQLGLRYQGQMAARARNIQAEIVVDKNPMNFLYAGLIHKALPGAKIVHLCRNPMDTCYAIYKTLFKTAYPFSYSQREMARYYLAYRQLMRHWHDVLPGSIFDLEYEALVENPEEEAQRLFAFCNLPWESSVLEFYRRTDRGTATASAVQVRQPVYRSSIEKWKNFKMQLEPMSEIFRNAGISC from the coding sequence TTGAACCCGAAACTCGAACATCAGAAGAATTCCTACCAGCTTGCCGCAGATTTATTCCGAGCAAAGAAGTACGACGCCGCATTGGAGTGCCTCGCTGTAGCCAATGACGACCGGAGGTTATCTGTTGCGGAAGAGGTAAAGGTGAGCCGCCTGCGGGCAGACATTTTGGTGGCCAAAGGCGAACTTTCCTCAGCTGTGCAGGCCATTGATATTGCCTTTAATGCCATTCAGCCAGATGATTCGATCTACCTTCCGATCGCGATGCACCGCGCGGCAATACATTTGCGCGCGGGTGATATTGCGGGTGCGGCCGAAATAGACGGCGAGCTGTTCCTGCGTTGTAACGATATACAACTGTTGGCGCAGGCAGGATATATCTTTACGTTGTGCGAGCGACATGAAGAGGCACTGAAACTCTACAAGGCTGCACTTCTTCTGCAGCCAGACGATCCACAGCTTCTATTCAATGCGGCTACGTCCTGCCGCGCGATGGGCTACTTTACGGAAGCTGAATCACTCTACGATCAGGTGGTTGCCCGGAATCCCGCCGATTGGGAGGCGTACAAAAACCGTAGTGACTTGCGTAAGCAAACCACCGAAAGTAACCATATATCTCAACTCAAGAAGCTGGTGTCGATCGATATGTTGCCTCCGCAGGCGAGAGTGCAGCTTAATTTCGCTCTCGCCAAAGAACTGGAGGATTTGAACCGCTTTGATGAGAGTTTTGAATACCTTGAAAAGGGCTGTGCCGCGCGCCGCTCGGGGTTGCACTATGATGTCGAAAAAGATCTCGCGACCATTGACGCCATCATAGGAATATTCAGCAAGCGATACTTTGACCGCACCCCGCGGACGGAGGAGACGTCTCAGAGAATAGGAGACGGTCTGATTTTTGTACTCGGTATGCCCAGAACCGGAACGACACTGGTAGATCGTATGCTGACTTCAGCTCCCGGTGTGATGTCTGTAGGCGAACCGGATACCTTTGCCCGATTTTTGACTGAAGCCGTTTCCCGTTCACATCAAAGTGGGTTCGACAGCAAGTCGACGTTTGTGCGCGCTTCATCCGAAGTTGATTTCCATCAACTTGGGCTACGTTATCAGGGGCAAATGGCGGCGCGAGCCAGAAACATACAAGCGGAGATTGTTGTCGACAAAAACCCCATGAATTTTCTTTATGCAGGTTTGATTCACAAGGCGCTTCCCGGTGCCAAGATTGTGCATCTTTGCAGAAATCCTATGGATACCTGCTATGCAATCTATAAAACACTGTTTAAAACCGCATATCCTTTTTCTTACAGCCAACGGGAGATGGCGCGCTACTATTTGGCCTATCGACAGCTGATGCGGCACTGGCATGACGTGTTGCCGGGAAGTATCTTTGATCTGGAATACGAGGCTCTCGTGGAGAACCCGGAGGAAGAGGCGCAACGACTATTTGCATTCTGCAACCTGCCATGGGAAAGCTCCGTGCTTGAGTTTTACCGCCGTACGGACCGAGGTACCGCTACCGCCAGCGCGGTACAAGTACGTCAACCGGTATATCGCTCATCTATCGAAAAATGGAAAAATTTTAAAATGCAGCTGGAACCGATGAGCGAAATTTTCCGAAATGCCGGAATCTCCTGTTAA
- a CDS encoding M1 family metallopeptidase — MRHTLLPGLALPSLLAGFLLLGGCDTANKNTQDQTSADEPGNSALQDSTKANLEPAAKGEEQPPAGKLPEGVRPKAYRLDLTLDPRQDRFHGQVEIDIDIDNPTDHIWMHGNNIDVTHIEALLPGNTDKQKAEDKTVAAHYRQMLDSGVVRVDFAGGVPAGELTLRIQYNAPFDKNLAGLFKVEEQGEAYALAKSESIQARRFLPGFDEPGLKATYDISLTIPKGYVAIGNAPEVGRSDVKGGLEKVTFAQTRPMSTYLLSLAVGPFDVVERPAIPANKYRKQELPLRGFARKGRGDDLKYILDVTPQMLRIFEEQLQRPYPFKKLDIVAAPQWPSGATELSAAITYREERILVEGEEPAPGLRLALLGVHAHEIAHMWFGNLVTPPWWDDLWLKEGFATWGTPLALTIMEPDGGHDLNAAVSAIRAMKLDSLASTRAIREPITDNNDIRNAYDAITYSKSLGVIHMVDEYFGADTFRPALGRYIETFADGVADSPDFYKVIGEETNSPQLTDTFRTFVEQKGVPQLDLTIDCNTKGDAKIHVKQRRYKPLGSPIQDVGQQWSIPFCLRSSTGVSQCEFLTEREQTIDVSGGGCPQWVMPNVDGSGYYRFNMEEKYWQALLAQFDQLSPTERLSLIDSAFAAFEAGNLKPAVLADVIRRSANADKRQVVEAPLGNLSKYATHYVDDGRAGSWQAFLSALYSDKLAALQQRSDADSQLLYSRLIGFMALEGKDENARKALREKAEQFTGFRQMRNADALDSDLYEAALTVAVQDSGKEFLNHLIKVRGELDDPLFESASANAIGRVTDPAQLDIIHNLALSDGLGTREAFGLIQNALAEPALRDRNWQWLRDNFSSVVKKIPEQWRRDTPRFAASFCDKNSLQQVQLLFTQQQKLVPGYERALAQTEEGINLCMALKEKGQALVSELK; from the coding sequence ATGCGACACACACTTTTGCCCGGCTTGGCTCTGCCCAGCCTGCTGGCCGGATTCCTGCTCCTCGGCGGCTGCGACACCGCCAACAAAAATACCCAGGACCAGACCTCCGCGGACGAACCCGGCAACAGCGCCCTGCAAGACTCCACCAAAGCCAACCTGGAACCCGCCGCCAAAGGTGAAGAACAGCCCCCCGCCGGCAAACTCCCCGAAGGCGTGCGTCCCAAAGCCTACCGCCTCGACCTCACCCTCGACCCGCGCCAGGACCGCTTCCACGGCCAGGTGGAAATCGACATCGACATCGACAACCCCACCGACCACATCTGGATGCACGGCAACAACATCGACGTCACCCACATCGAAGCCCTGCTGCCCGGCAATACCGACAAACAGAAAGCCGAAGACAAGACCGTCGCCGCTCACTACCGCCAGATGCTCGACAGCGGTGTCGTGCGCGTCGACTTCGCCGGTGGCGTCCCCGCAGGCGAACTCACCCTGCGCATCCAGTACAACGCCCCATTCGACAAAAACCTCGCCGGCCTGTTCAAGGTGGAAGAACAGGGTGAGGCCTACGCGCTCGCCAAATCCGAATCCATTCAGGCGCGCCGCTTCCTGCCAGGCTTCGACGAGCCCGGCCTCAAAGCCACCTACGACATCAGCCTCACCATTCCCAAAGGTTATGTGGCCATCGGCAACGCCCCGGAAGTCGGTCGCAGCGACGTAAAAGGCGGCCTGGAAAAAGTCACCTTCGCCCAGACCCGCCCCATGTCCACCTACCTGCTGTCACTGGCGGTGGGCCCGTTCGACGTGGTCGAGCGCCCGGCGATCCCCGCCAACAAATACCGCAAACAGGAACTGCCCCTGCGCGGCTTCGCGCGCAAAGGCCGCGGCGACGACCTGAAGTACATTCTCGACGTCACCCCGCAGATGCTGCGCATCTTCGAAGAGCAGCTGCAGCGCCCCTATCCCTTCAAAAAACTCGACATCGTCGCCGCCCCCCAATGGCCGAGCGGCGCCACCGAACTCTCCGCCGCCATCACCTACCGCGAAGAGCGCATTCTGGTAGAGGGTGAGGAACCGGCACCGGGACTGCGCCTGGCCCTGCTCGGCGTGCACGCCCACGAAATCGCCCACATGTGGTTCGGCAACCTGGTCACCCCGCCCTGGTGGGATGACCTGTGGCTCAAGGAAGGCTTCGCCACCTGGGGTACCCCGCTCGCCCTCACCATCATGGAACCGGACGGCGGTCACGACCTGAACGCCGCGGTGAGTGCCATCCGCGCGATGAAACTGGATTCACTCGCCAGCACCCGCGCCATCCGCGAACCGATTACCGACAACAACGACATCCGCAACGCCTACGATGCCATCACCTACTCGAAGAGCCTCGGCGTTATCCACATGGTGGACGAATACTTCGGTGCAGACACCTTCCGCCCCGCGCTCGGCCGCTACATTGAAACCTTTGCCGACGGTGTGGCCGACTCACCGGACTTCTATAAAGTCATCGGCGAGGAAACCAATAGTCCGCAGCTCACCGATACCTTCCGCACTTTTGTGGAACAGAAGGGCGTGCCACAGCTCGACCTGACCATTGACTGCAACACCAAAGGCGATGCGAAAATCCACGTTAAACAACGGCGCTACAAGCCGCTGGGCTCGCCGATCCAGGACGTCGGCCAGCAGTGGAGCATTCCATTCTGTCTGCGCTCCAGTACCGGGGTCAGCCAGTGTGAGTTCCTCACCGAAAGAGAGCAGACCATTGACGTCTCCGGTGGCGGGTGCCCGCAATGGGTCATGCCCAATGTGGATGGCAGCGGCTACTACCGTTTCAATATGGAAGAAAAGTACTGGCAGGCGTTGCTCGCGCAGTTCGATCAACTCAGCCCCACCGAGCGCCTCAGTCTGATCGACAGCGCCTTCGCCGCGTTTGAAGCGGGCAACCTCAAACCCGCGGTACTCGCTGACGTTATCCGTCGCTCGGCCAACGCCGACAAGCGCCAGGTAGTGGAAGCTCCGCTCGGCAATCTGTCCAAGTACGCCACGCACTATGTGGACGACGGCCGCGCGGGTAGCTGGCAGGCCTTCCTCAGCGCGCTTTACAGTGACAAGCTCGCCGCGCTGCAACAGCGGAGCGATGCCGACAGCCAACTGTTGTACAGCCGCCTGATCGGATTCATGGCTCTGGAAGGCAAGGATGAAAACGCGCGTAAAGCCCTGCGTGAAAAAGCCGAGCAATTTACCGGCTTCCGTCAGATGCGTAACGCCGACGCCCTGGACTCCGATCTGTACGAAGCCGCACTGACCGTCGCGGTGCAGGATTCCGGCAAGGAGTTTCTCAATCACCTGATCAAGGTGCGCGGCGAACTGGATGACCCGCTATTTGAAAGCGCCAGTGCCAACGCCATTGGCCGCGTCACCGATCCCGCACAACTGGACATCATCCACAACCTCGCACTCAGTGATGGTCTCGGCACACGCGAAGCGTTCGGCTTGATCCAGAATGCGCTGGCGGAACCCGCACTGCGAGATCGCAACTGGCAGTGGCTGAGGGACAATTTCAGCAGTGTGGTGAAAAAAATTCCCGAGCAGTGGCGCCGCGATACCCCGCGCTTCGCCGCCAGTTTCTGCGATAAAAACTCACTGCAGCAGGTACAGCTGTTGTTCACCCAGCAACAGAAACTGGTACCCGGCTACGAGCGCGCCCTGGCGCAGACCGAAGAGGGGATCAACCTGTGTATGGCGCTGAAAGAGAAGGGGCAGGCACTCGTCTCTGAATTGAAATAA
- a CDS encoding CocE/NonD family hydrolase, translated as MKTLALPALLAGALCAVFPFTSQAAPTFVADLDIVSFDGTEIDTNLFIPDTPAPAGGYPTVLFTNSWGLDKHQYLLQAKELAQNGYLVMSYSTRGFGASGGTVDVTGPATIADGKVLIDWLKANYPVGRLGAAGISYGAGTSLVLAAQDPRIDAVAALSGWSDIVEGLYPNETVNLVWGTLLTVTAFNLDPSVDVIWNNLRNGTDIDSVYDFAAPRSALAYVEQLNSNGTAVLMSNNFADYLFKPNSMTRLYSLLDGPKKLLLNPGTHAVGETLGGNDGHIWATSFRWFDHYLKGEANGIDTEPKVDMTVRISNQREQFADFPVTDKTTRYHLHPRLSYFNNASMKTSPYSSWNWSNDFHGGADTLAGTGIPLISDALEGFGIPVYTDMKGINGYHAIEYNSPVHWSTFKIRGTPRLDMWIKPSKPEVQLHIHLYDTDPFGWGRLITHAPITLHNAQVGQAQKISLELFTTSYDVPPGHVVTLAIDTEGAIYQKPEDTRYEIEVPYRSNRQSVLTIPHL; from the coding sequence AACCGAAATCGATACCAACCTGTTTATCCCCGACACCCCCGCCCCCGCTGGCGGCTATCCCACCGTGTTGTTCACCAACAGCTGGGGACTGGACAAGCATCAGTACCTGCTGCAGGCAAAGGAGCTGGCACAAAACGGCTATCTGGTAATGAGTTACTCCACCCGCGGCTTCGGTGCATCCGGCGGGACCGTCGACGTCACCGGTCCCGCCACCATTGCCGACGGCAAAGTGCTGATCGATTGGCTAAAGGCCAACTACCCTGTGGGCAGGCTCGGTGCCGCCGGCATTTCCTACGGCGCCGGCACCTCCCTGGTCCTGGCGGCCCAGGACCCGCGCATCGACGCTGTTGCCGCACTCTCCGGCTGGTCCGACATCGTCGAGGGGCTCTATCCCAACGAAACCGTCAACCTGGTGTGGGGCACCCTGCTCACCGTCACCGCGTTCAATCTCGACCCGTCCGTAGACGTCATCTGGAACAACCTTCGAAACGGCACCGACATCGACAGCGTCTACGACTTCGCCGCCCCGCGCTCCGCCCTCGCCTACGTCGAGCAGTTGAACAGCAACGGCACTGCCGTACTCATGTCCAACAACTTTGCCGACTACCTCTTCAAACCCAACAGCATGACCCGGCTCTACAGCCTGCTGGACGGCCCCAAAAAACTCCTGCTGAACCCCGGCACCCACGCCGTCGGCGAAACCCTCGGCGGCAACGACGGCCACATCTGGGCCACCAGCTTCCGCTGGTTCGACCACTACCTGAAAGGCGAGGCCAACGGTATCGACACCGAACCCAAGGTCGACATGACCGTGCGCATCAGCAACCAGCGCGAACAGTTCGCCGACTTCCCGGTAACCGACAAAACCACCCGCTACCACCTGCACCCGAGGCTCAGCTACTTCAACAACGCCAGTATGAAAACCAGCCCCTATAGCAGCTGGAACTGGAGCAACGACTTCCACGGCGGCGCCGACACTTTGGCCGGCACCGGCATCCCGCTCATCTCCGACGCCCTCGAAGGCTTCGGTATCCCCGTGTACACCGACATGAAAGGTATCAACGGCTACCACGCCATCGAATACAACTCGCCAGTGCACTGGAGCACCTTCAAAATCCGCGGCACCCCCCGCCTGGACATGTGGATAAAACCCAGCAAGCCCGAAGTACAGTTGCATATCCACCTCTACGACACCGATCCCTTCGGCTGGGGCCGCCTCATCACCCACGCTCCCATCACCCTGCACAACGCACAGGTCGGCCAGGCCCAGAAGATCTCCCTCGAACTCTTCACCACCTCCTACGACGTGCCACCGGGCCACGTGGTGACACTGGCCATCGACACCGAGGGCGCGATCTACCAGAAGCCAGAAGACACACGCTATGAAATTGAAGTGCCGTACCGCAGCAACCGACAGTCGGTGCTGACGATTCCGCATTTGTAA